A stretch of Candidatus Sphingomonas phytovorans DNA encodes these proteins:
- a CDS encoding TonB-dependent receptor — protein sequence MRSFNASSLSRLLVSVSAIGIAAVPYAAAAQEASAAGESRIQADAPEGDIVVTGIRASLRQSLDIKRDSQGVVDAISAEEIGKFPDTNLAESLQRITGVSIDRSNGEGSLVTVRGFGPEFNLVTLNGRQMPTALIGDGGSAPSSRSFDFANLASEGVAAVEVYKSGRASIESGGIGSTINIRTPRPFDRPGTRGSLAVKGVMDTSQNGKNDVTPEVSGIFSTTLADDRIGFAVIGSYQKRKASTNQAIVGWRDGYLGNENNWGSLAPPGTPRAANITNRPGPTDVYQVPQNASYEFNNINRERINGQAVLQFRPTDALTATIDYTYSRNTVETRNSNVGIWFNHDDTSSSWTNGPVAGPVFYTERFAAPDAGCVAPSTTCNVGKDLSYSGSLTANRAENKSLGGNLVWKAPGGMTVTLDAHHSTAEVKPTNKYGSNMSVGTAIFGVQNQTINFDHDLPVISYNMAPGIDPLNAALVTPTGSAFRNAYFRDEINQVQLSSHYDHQGGFLDSLDFGVSYVQNKVRSAFGTIQNDTWGGIGPASSLPDNMLSLATLPNLFPGLAQSGMAQKFYTFNFEQMVDLLESKFQACSKPRSGTAAPGTCLADFNTDRRITEKTIAPYLQVATKFDAFDNPAHIVAGLRYETTNVSSSALVPVPSRTQWVSDNEFNVVLSGDSTFTQFRGQYQNWLPSVDFDISPLHNVKLRASYSHTITRAAYDVMQGGRTLDGLFRVGGGTGAQGNPGLIPYKSKNIDLSAEWYYGRDSYISIGYFHKNVANFISTTRVDTTAFGLTTPVGGPRYNAALAALGANATATQIRQYIFAHYPQSSNAAQGLIYALPEDPALNFQITTPVNSDQTASIHGWEFAVQHSFWDTGFGAILNYTIVDGSAKYDNSKPATVTQFALTGLSNSANAVAFFDKYGIQARVAYNWRGEFLQATGPNPTYTEAYGQVDASASYEFRKGMSVFAEAINLTGAGRRQHQRSDRNVTLVSPGFARYAVGVRAAF from the coding sequence ATGCGCAGCTTCAATGCCAGCTCGCTTTCGCGGCTTTTGGTGAGTGTTTCGGCAATCGGGATTGCGGCCGTGCCATATGCGGCAGCGGCGCAGGAAGCATCGGCAGCCGGCGAATCGCGAATCCAGGCAGATGCACCGGAGGGCGATATCGTCGTCACCGGCATCCGCGCCAGCTTGCGCCAGTCGCTCGATATCAAACGGGACTCGCAGGGCGTCGTCGATGCCATCTCGGCCGAGGAGATCGGTAAATTCCCCGATACCAACCTCGCCGAATCGCTCCAGCGCATCACCGGCGTGTCGATCGACCGCTCCAACGGCGAGGGCTCGCTCGTCACCGTTCGCGGCTTCGGCCCTGAATTCAACCTGGTGACGCTCAACGGCCGCCAGATGCCGACCGCGCTGATCGGCGACGGCGGCAGCGCGCCGTCGTCACGTTCGTTCGACTTCGCCAACCTTGCCTCCGAGGGCGTCGCAGCGGTCGAGGTCTACAAGAGCGGCCGCGCGTCGATCGAATCGGGCGGCATCGGCTCGACCATCAATATCCGTACCCCGCGCCCGTTCGACCGGCCGGGCACCCGCGGCAGCCTCGCCGTCAAGGGCGTGATGGATACCTCCCAGAACGGCAAGAACGACGTCACGCCGGAAGTCTCGGGCATCTTCAGCACGACCCTGGCTGACGACCGTATCGGCTTTGCGGTCATCGGCTCCTATCAGAAGCGCAAGGCGAGCACGAACCAGGCGATCGTCGGCTGGCGTGACGGCTATCTCGGCAACGAGAACAACTGGGGCTCGCTGGCGCCGCCGGGAACGCCGCGCGCCGCGAACATCACCAACCGGCCGGGCCCGACCGACGTCTATCAGGTCCCGCAGAATGCGTCGTATGAGTTCAACAACATCAATCGCGAGCGCATCAACGGCCAGGCGGTCCTGCAATTCCGCCCGACCGATGCGCTGACCGCGACGATCGACTATACCTATTCACGCAATACCGTCGAAACCCGCAACAGCAATGTCGGCATCTGGTTCAACCATGACGACACGTCGAGTTCCTGGACCAATGGTCCAGTTGCCGGCCCGGTCTTCTATACCGAGCGCTTCGCCGCGCCGGATGCCGGCTGCGTGGCGCCGTCGACGACCTGCAACGTCGGCAAGGACCTTTCCTATAGCGGGTCGCTCACCGCCAACCGCGCGGAGAACAAGTCGCTCGGCGGCAACCTGGTGTGGAAAGCGCCGGGCGGGATGACGGTGACGCTCGATGCGCATCACTCGACCGCGGAAGTGAAGCCGACCAACAAATACGGCTCGAACATGTCGGTCGGCACGGCGATCTTCGGCGTCCAGAACCAGACGATCAACTTCGACCATGACCTGCCGGTCATCTCGTACAATATGGCCCCCGGCATCGATCCGCTCAACGCCGCGCTGGTCACGCCAACCGGCAGTGCTTTCCGCAACGCCTATTTCAGGGACGAGATCAACCAGGTCCAGTTGAGCAGCCACTATGATCATCAGGGCGGCTTCCTCGACAGCCTCGATTTCGGCGTCTCCTATGTGCAGAACAAGGTACGTTCGGCCTTCGGCACCATCCAGAACGACACCTGGGGCGGCATCGGCCCTGCGTCCTCGCTTCCCGACAACATGCTCTCGCTCGCGACGCTGCCGAACCTGTTCCCAGGCCTTGCGCAGTCGGGCATGGCCCAGAAATTCTACACCTTCAATTTCGAGCAGATGGTCGATCTGCTTGAATCGAAGTTCCAGGCGTGCAGCAAGCCGCGATCGGGTACTGCCGCTCCCGGCACCTGCCTTGCGGATTTCAATACAGACCGGCGCATCACCGAAAAGACGATCGCACCCTATCTGCAGGTAGCGACCAAGTTCGACGCGTTCGACAATCCGGCGCACATCGTCGCCGGCCTGCGCTACGAGACGACCAACGTCTCGTCCTCGGCGCTGGTGCCGGTGCCATCACGCACCCAGTGGGTGTCGGACAACGAGTTCAACGTCGTCCTCTCAGGCGACAGCACCTTCACCCAGTTCCGGGGCCAGTACCAAAACTGGCTGCCGTCGGTCGATTTCGATATCTCGCCACTTCACAACGTCAAACTGCGCGCATCGTACAGCCACACGATCACTCGCGCCGCCTATGACGTCATGCAGGGCGGGCGAACGCTGGACGGACTGTTCCGTGTCGGCGGAGGCACCGGCGCGCAAGGCAATCCGGGCCTGATCCCGTACAAGTCGAAGAATATCGATCTGTCGGCCGAGTGGTATTATGGTCGCGACAGCTATATTTCGATTGGCTACTTCCACAAGAACGTCGCGAACTTCATTTCGACCACTCGCGTCGATACCACCGCGTTCGGCCTGACCACCCCCGTGGGCGGTCCGCGCTACAATGCGGCGCTCGCTGCACTCGGGGCGAATGCGACGGCCACCCAGATCCGCCAGTATATCTTCGCCCATTACCCGCAATCGTCGAACGCGGCGCAGGGCCTGATCTACGCCCTGCCCGAGGATCCGGCGCTCAACTTCCAGATCACCACGCCGGTGAACAGCGATCAGACCGCTTCGATCCATGGCTGGGAATTCGCCGTCCAGCACAGCTTCTGGGATACCGGCTTCGGCGCGATCCTGAACTACACGATCGTCGACGGCAGCGCGAAGTACGACAACAGCAAGCCTGCCACCGTCACACAGTTCGCGCTGACCGGCCTCAGCAACAGCGCGAACGCGGTCGCGTTCTTCGACAAATACGGCATACAGGCGCGTGTCGCGTACAACTGGCGCGGCGAATTCCTGCAGGCGACGGGCCCCAACCCGACCTATACCGAGGCCTATGGCCAGGTGGACGCGAGCGCGAGCTACGAGTTCAGGAAGGGGATGAGCGTCTTCGCCGAGGCCATCAACCTGACCGGCGCAGGTCGGCGCCAGCATCAGCGGTCCGATCGCAACGTCACCCTCGTCTCGCCGGGGTTCGCCCGTTACGCGGTCGGCGTTCGAGCGGCGTTCTGA
- a CDS encoding tryptophan 7-halogenase, giving the protein MKARSVDKAVSSIVIVGGGTAGWLAACLIAARANPATRAPITVTLIESPDIPTIGVGEGTWPTMRRTLERIGISEAEFLVACDASFKQGSRFVGWRTGGAGDDYLHPFVAPIDGDPRDVVAAWRDQGPDLRFAEMVTPQARPCRLDLAPRQRTMPDYAGALNYAYHLDAAKLAILLARHATERLGVRHVRDHVVGVDRTEDGDIAAVHTRTSDDIAGDLFIDCTGHAALLIGEQYGVDFLDRSRELFNDRALAVQVPVAPDSPIASQTNATAHGAGWIWDIGLPTRRGVGCVYSSRHASDEAAEATLAAYLRHALPGADTQGLSFRRLTFRSGHRERFWERNCLAIGLSAGFLEPLEASAIVLVELSLEALLDNFPATREVMDIHAGRFNTLFRYRWDRIVEFLKLHYVLSERDEPYWRDHRDPASIPPRLAELLRLWRDQPPSRADLPSAEEIFPAASYQYVLYGMGFPAPPIGQIRGAPGDGVTHQLRQVEQRARVLAASLPTNRAYLDALRAHPDMAPSMENTR; this is encoded by the coding sequence ATGAAGGCGCGTAGCGTGGACAAGGCTGTCTCCAGCATCGTGATCGTCGGCGGCGGCACCGCCGGCTGGCTGGCGGCTTGCCTCATCGCTGCTCGCGCCAATCCGGCAACCCGGGCGCCCATTACGGTGACGCTGATCGAATCGCCGGATATTCCGACCATCGGCGTCGGCGAAGGCACCTGGCCGACGATGCGGCGGACGCTCGAACGGATCGGGATCAGCGAAGCCGAGTTCCTTGTCGCCTGCGATGCCTCGTTCAAACAGGGTTCCCGCTTCGTCGGCTGGCGCACCGGCGGCGCGGGCGACGACTATCTCCACCCCTTCGTCGCTCCGATCGACGGTGATCCGCGCGACGTGGTGGCGGCATGGCGCGACCAGGGCCCCGACCTTCGCTTCGCCGAGATGGTCACGCCCCAGGCACGTCCATGCAGGCTCGACCTGGCCCCGCGCCAAAGGACGATGCCCGACTATGCGGGCGCGCTCAACTATGCCTATCACCTCGACGCAGCGAAGCTGGCGATCTTGCTCGCCCGGCACGCGACCGAGCGGCTCGGCGTGCGCCATGTGCGAGACCACGTGGTCGGCGTCGATCGGACGGAGGACGGGGATATCGCGGCGGTCCATACGCGCACCTCGGACGACATCGCGGGCGACCTGTTCATCGATTGCACCGGACACGCCGCGCTACTGATCGGCGAGCAATATGGCGTCGATTTCCTCGATCGAAGCCGCGAGCTGTTCAATGATCGAGCGCTGGCGGTGCAAGTGCCGGTCGCGCCCGACAGCCCGATCGCATCGCAGACCAATGCCACCGCGCACGGCGCCGGTTGGATATGGGATATCGGCCTGCCGACCCGGCGCGGCGTCGGCTGCGTCTACTCCTCGCGGCATGCGAGCGACGAGGCGGCCGAAGCGACCCTCGCCGCCTATCTGCGCCACGCCCTGCCTGGAGCCGATACCCAGGGCCTCTCGTTCCGCCGCCTGACGTTCCGCTCGGGCCATCGCGAACGTTTCTGGGAACGCAACTGCCTAGCGATCGGGCTGTCGGCGGGCTTCCTCGAACCGCTCGAAGCATCGGCGATCGTGCTGGTCGAGCTGTCGCTTGAGGCGCTGCTCGACAATTTCCCTGCGACCCGCGAAGTGATGGACATCCATGCGGGTCGCTTCAACACATTGTTCCGCTATCGCTGGGACCGGATCGTCGAGTTCCTCAAGCTCCATTATGTGCTGAGCGAGCGTGACGAACCCTATTGGCGCGACCATCGCGATCCCGCATCGATTCCGCCGCGGCTGGCCGAACTGCTGCGCCTCTGGCGCGACCAGCCGCCATCGCGCGCCGACCTGCCGTCGGCAGAGGAGATCTTCCCGGCGGCGAGCTATCAATATGTACTTTACGGCATGGGCTTCCCTGCCCCGCCCATCGGCCAGATCCGGGGCGCGCCCGGAGATGGCGTGACGCACCAGCTTCGCCAGGTGGAGCAGCGGGCGCGCGTGCTCGCCGCCAGCCTGCCCACCAACCGCGCCTATCTCGATGCACTCCGCGCGCATCCGGATATGGCGCCATCCATGGAAAACACTCGCTGA
- a CDS encoding SapC family protein translates to MSEHALLTTEDHRELRVRTGRDAELGDAVMCSIAVPGEFRRVQDEYPILFRLNDERDRFTALAMFGFETGENLFLDNGNWDARYLPLAVDIQPFLIGGSPSGHGDKQVHIDLASPRIGADGVRLFDEDGRPSPYLESISEKLGALDEGYQASESFFSALERHKLLEPLTLEITLDDGSTNRLVGFHGIDEDRLRELDATTLGELHADDHLMPIFMAIASLGRLSELIARKNRRIGHG, encoded by the coding sequence ATGTCCGAACACGCGCTTCTCACCACCGAAGATCATCGCGAGCTACGTGTACGCACCGGGCGCGATGCCGAACTGGGCGATGCAGTGATGTGCAGCATCGCAGTGCCGGGCGAGTTCCGCCGGGTGCAGGACGAATATCCGATCCTGTTCCGCCTCAACGACGAGCGCGACCGCTTCACCGCGCTGGCGATGTTCGGGTTCGAGACAGGCGAGAACCTGTTCCTCGACAACGGCAACTGGGACGCGCGCTACCTGCCGCTGGCAGTCGACATCCAGCCCTTCCTGATCGGCGGGTCGCCGTCCGGGCACGGCGACAAGCAGGTGCATATCGACCTCGCCAGCCCGCGCATTGGCGCGGACGGTGTTCGATTGTTCGACGAGGACGGGCGGCCGAGCCCCTATCTTGAATCGATCAGCGAAAAACTGGGCGCGCTTGATGAAGGCTATCAGGCGTCCGAAAGCTTTTTCTCTGCGCTTGAGCGCCACAAGCTGCTCGAACCGCTGACGCTGGAGATCACGCTCGACGACGGATCGACCAATCGCCTGGTCGGTTTCCACGGTATCGACGAGGATCGGCTGCGCGAGCTCGACGCAACCACATTGGGCGAGTTGCACGCCGACGATCATCTGATGCCGATCTTCATGGCGATTGCCTCGCTCGGCCGATTGAGCGAACTGATCGCGCGCAAGAACCGCCGGATCGGGCATGGCTGA